In a single window of the Portunus trituberculatus isolate SZX2019 chromosome 9, ASM1759143v1, whole genome shotgun sequence genome:
- the LOC123501468 gene encoding uncharacterized protein LOC123501468 isoform X2, producing the protein MTAMMVGGNAFGGVGGSIGRGGSLSSPTASASHRLPSPRSPPSPVSSESPTSPTSPGRAKACGVCGDIAKSMHFGGLSCDSCKAFFRRSVQNNAHRGFTCPYEKKCVIAVSSRKSCQYCRFQKCLSIGMEKGWVMTEDERRKMMQQRQEKKHKEEEKKKMTLISSEEKYALTEEESTEIEIILSLYKKAYQDVPYQEENPCEGPKAVMSPWMTFCKRIGYFFSLFREFADLPSSDQALLLKSAIPSACIIMGSVVYDTSSGRWGNNLNRCGYVPTVSLTSAQSLVPAELMSRVENFFKKFKEVCPDEKMAMILILVALYSPELMGLQAKDNIQALQDRYTRVLRKYVGWKYKEHSTLMFPKVIVSLADIRELAERTCQMRIKQSMTSNITAMSGIVVRPGSSSATATTSTDVESPMETNEGEEDEDVEGATPMSEGGLGPGCVGVSGMVQVKQECDMQSDSALQTEAAHKRARLEATGGVKDHTYQKIVQKIMDQMHGSSIHMRAPSLLPFIIQIVKKVGSGTGASTSSQASSSHKPSRGHHSKHHHRTSSKRRVVEVKQEHLEEDLDTQDISPLSSNTVSPAMHPSPPPPLHFPPQMQHQHQQQQHHHHLPRSPSLPPSHHFTNSPSHASIYPASPMESTDSCDLLPTSPPHDPIMPSPMHPTSPEMMLPLSGSHMIPVAPYTPPSATPSPSIPHKQPTVLPTTDMPLPSPVAAPSPYSDSSNSSPESSQSPMYDLFSEDLSNVEIDVLTQLLDYVSNFDNLDNVSSLKEILPPHLLSELQTKLCSYSLKQE; encoded by the exons tcCAGGGAGGGCCAAggcatgtggtgtgtgtggggacaTTGCCAAGTCCATGCACTTTGGTGGACTCTCCTGTGACTCCTGTAAGGCCTTCTTCCGGCGCTCAGTTCAAAACAATGCCCACAGAGGGTTCACTTGCCCCTACGAAAAGAAATGTGTCATTGCCGTCTCCTCCAGGAAGTCTTGCCAGTACTGTag GTTCCAGAAATGCTTATCCATCGGCATGGAGAAGGGGTGGGTGATGACGGAGGATGAGCGGCGCAAGATGATGCAACAGCggcaggaaaagaaacacaaggaggaggagaagaaaaagatgacccTGATCAGCTCGGAGGAGAAGTATGCACTGACAGAAGAAGAGAGCACAGAGATTGAGATAATCTTGTCCCTGTACAAGAAAGCTTACCAGGATGTGCCCTACCAGGAGGAGAACCCTTGTGAAGGCCCAAAAGCAGTCATGTCCCCTTGGATGACCTTCTGTAAGAGGATAGGATACTTCTTCTCACTGTTCCGGGAGTTTGCAGACCTGCCGAGCAGTGACCAGGCACTGCTGCTCAAGTCTGCCATCCCCTCGGCCTGCATCATCATGGGGTCTGTGGTGTACGACACCAGCTCAGGCCGCTGGGGCAACAACCTGAACCGCTGCGGCTACGTGCCCACTGTGTCTCTCACCAGTGCACAGAGCCTGGTGCCTGCTGAGCTCATGTCCCGGGTGGAAAACTTCTTTAAGAAGTTCAAGGAGGTGTGTCCAGATGAAAAGATGGCCATGATCCTAATCCTGGTGGCCCTGTATTCCCCTGAGCTGATGGGGCTGCAAGCGAAGGACAACATCCAGGCACTGCAGGACCGCTACACACGAGTGTTACGCAAGTATGTCGGGTGGAAATACAAGGAGCACTCCACTCTCATGTTCCCCAAGGTGATCGTGTCCCTGGCAGACATCAGGGAGCTGGCGGAGCGCACCTGTCAGATGCGCATCAAGCAGAGCATGACCTCCAACATCACCGCTATGTCTGGTATCGTCGTCCGGCCCGGCTCTTCCtccgccactgccactaccagcACTGATGTGGAGTCCCCCATGGAGACCAACGAGggtgaggaggacgaggacgtggAGGGGGCGACACCCATGTCCGAAGGGGGACTGGGGccggggtgtgtgggtgtgagtggcaTGGTGCAGGTGAAGCAGGAATGTGACATGCAGAGTGACAGTGCCCTGCAGACAGAGGCGGCACACAAGCGGGCACGTCTGGAGGCCACAGGGGGCGTGAAGGATCACACCTACCAGAAGATCGTGCAGAAGATCATGGACCAGATGCACGGCTCCTCCATCCACATGCGCGCCCCGTCCCTGCTGCCCTTCATCATCCAGATTGTGAAGAAGGTGGGCTCTGGCACTGGGGCCAGCACCTCCTCCCAGGCCAGCAGCAGCCACAAGCCAAGCCGGGGGCACCACtccaagcaccaccaccgcacctCCTCCAAACGCcgtgtggtggaggtgaagcaggagCATCTGGAGGAGGATCTGGACACTCAGGATATCTCCCCGCTCTCCAGCAACACCGTGTCCCCAGCCATGCATCCTAGTCCACCTCCCCCCTTACACTTCCCTCCCCAGATGCAG catcagcatcaacagcagcagcatcaccatcacctaccTCGCAGTCcctcactgccaccatcacatcACTTCACCAACTCACCCTCACATGCCTCCATCTATCCCGCCTCCCCGATGGAGTCCACAGATTCCTGTGACCTCCTGCCCACCTCACCTCCCCATGACCCCATCATGCCCTCCCCAATGCACCCCACATCCCCAGAAATGATGCTGCCACTATCAGGCAGCCACATGATCCCTGTGGCGCCCTATACGCCACCCTCGGCCACCCCGTCGCCCAGTATCCCACACAAGCAACCCACAGTGCTGCCTACAACAGACatgcccctcccctcccccgtgGCTGCCCCCTCCCCCTACTCAGACTCGTCCAACTCGTCCCCGGAGAGTTCCCAGTCTCCAATGTACGACCTGTTCTCTGAGGACCTCTCCAATGTGGAGATTGATGTGCTAACGCAGCTGCTTGATTACGTGTCCAACTTTGACAACTTGGACAATGTGAGTTCCCTGAAGGAGATCCTGCCACCACACCTGCTGAGTGAGCTGCAGACCAAACTGTGCTCCTACTCCTTGAAACAAGAGTGA
- the LOC123501468 gene encoding retinoic acid receptor alpha-A-like isoform X1, protein MTAMMVGGNAFGGVGGSIGRGGSLSSPTASASHRLPSPRSPPSPVSSESPTSPTSPGRAKACGVCGDIAKSMHFGGLSCDSCKAFFRRSVQNNAHRGFTCPYEKKCVIAVSSRKSCQYCRFQKCLSIGMEKGWVMTEDERRKMMQQRQEKKHKEEEKKKMTLISSEEKYALTEEESTEIEIILSLYKKAYQDVPYQEENPCEGPKAVMSPWMTFCKRIGYFFSLFREFADLPSSDQALLLKSAIPSACIIMGSVVYDTSSGRWGNNLNRCGYVPTVSLTSAQSLVPAELMSRVENFFKKFKEVCPDEKMAMILILVALYSPELMGLQAKDNIQALQDRYTRVLRKYVGWKYKEHSTLMFPKVIVSLADIRELAERTCQMRIKQSMTSNITAMSGIVVRPGSSSATATTSTDVESPMETNEGEEDEDVEGATPMSEGGLGPGCVGVSGMVQVKQECDMQSDSALQTEAAHKRARLEATGGVKDHTYQKIVQKIMDQMHGSSIHMRAPSLLPFIIQIVKKVGSGTGASTSSQASSSHKPSRGHHSKHHHRTSSKRRVVEVKQEHLEEDLDTQDISPLSSNTVSPAMHPSPPPPLHFPPQMQVDPQPHHHHHHHHQHQQQQQQQQQQQQQQQTATATTTATAAAAAAASASTAAASPSPTSQSLTATITSLHQLTLTCLHLSRLPDGVHRFL, encoded by the exons tcCAGGGAGGGCCAAggcatgtggtgtgtgtggggacaTTGCCAAGTCCATGCACTTTGGTGGACTCTCCTGTGACTCCTGTAAGGCCTTCTTCCGGCGCTCAGTTCAAAACAATGCCCACAGAGGGTTCACTTGCCCCTACGAAAAGAAATGTGTCATTGCCGTCTCCTCCAGGAAGTCTTGCCAGTACTGTag GTTCCAGAAATGCTTATCCATCGGCATGGAGAAGGGGTGGGTGATGACGGAGGATGAGCGGCGCAAGATGATGCAACAGCggcaggaaaagaaacacaaggaggaggagaagaaaaagatgacccTGATCAGCTCGGAGGAGAAGTATGCACTGACAGAAGAAGAGAGCACAGAGATTGAGATAATCTTGTCCCTGTACAAGAAAGCTTACCAGGATGTGCCCTACCAGGAGGAGAACCCTTGTGAAGGCCCAAAAGCAGTCATGTCCCCTTGGATGACCTTCTGTAAGAGGATAGGATACTTCTTCTCACTGTTCCGGGAGTTTGCAGACCTGCCGAGCAGTGACCAGGCACTGCTGCTCAAGTCTGCCATCCCCTCGGCCTGCATCATCATGGGGTCTGTGGTGTACGACACCAGCTCAGGCCGCTGGGGCAACAACCTGAACCGCTGCGGCTACGTGCCCACTGTGTCTCTCACCAGTGCACAGAGCCTGGTGCCTGCTGAGCTCATGTCCCGGGTGGAAAACTTCTTTAAGAAGTTCAAGGAGGTGTGTCCAGATGAAAAGATGGCCATGATCCTAATCCTGGTGGCCCTGTATTCCCCTGAGCTGATGGGGCTGCAAGCGAAGGACAACATCCAGGCACTGCAGGACCGCTACACACGAGTGTTACGCAAGTATGTCGGGTGGAAATACAAGGAGCACTCCACTCTCATGTTCCCCAAGGTGATCGTGTCCCTGGCAGACATCAGGGAGCTGGCGGAGCGCACCTGTCAGATGCGCATCAAGCAGAGCATGACCTCCAACATCACCGCTATGTCTGGTATCGTCGTCCGGCCCGGCTCTTCCtccgccactgccactaccagcACTGATGTGGAGTCCCCCATGGAGACCAACGAGggtgaggaggacgaggacgtggAGGGGGCGACACCCATGTCCGAAGGGGGACTGGGGccggggtgtgtgggtgtgagtggcaTGGTGCAGGTGAAGCAGGAATGTGACATGCAGAGTGACAGTGCCCTGCAGACAGAGGCGGCACACAAGCGGGCACGTCTGGAGGCCACAGGGGGCGTGAAGGATCACACCTACCAGAAGATCGTGCAGAAGATCATGGACCAGATGCACGGCTCCTCCATCCACATGCGCGCCCCGTCCCTGCTGCCCTTCATCATCCAGATTGTGAAGAAGGTGGGCTCTGGCACTGGGGCCAGCACCTCCTCCCAGGCCAGCAGCAGCCACAAGCCAAGCCGGGGGCACCACtccaagcaccaccaccgcacctCCTCCAAACGCcgtgtggtggaggtgaagcaggagCATCTGGAGGAGGATCTGGACACTCAGGATATCTCCCCGCTCTCCAGCAACACCGTGTCCCCAGCCATGCATCCTAGTCCACCTCCCCCCTTACACTTCCCTCCCCAGATGCAGGTAGACCCCcagccccaccaccatcaccaccatcatcaccaacaccagcagcaacaacagcaacaacaacagcaacaacaacaacaacaaacagcaacagcaacaacaacagcaacagcagcagcagcagcagcagcatcagcatcaacagcagcagcatcaccatcacctaccTCGCAGTCcctcactgccaccatcacatcACTTCACCAACTCACCCTCACATGCCTCCATCTATCCCGCCTCCCCGATGGAGTCCACAGATTCCTGTGA